The Lacrimispora xylanolytica genome has a segment encoding these proteins:
- the namA gene encoding NADPH dehydrogenase NamA, protein MYLLNSFTVKSMTLHNRIVMPPMCMYSAGTDGIANEFHFTHYTSRAVGGVGLIIMEATGVLPRGRISDHCLGLWNDDQAKALKPIVTACQKQGSKVAIQLNHAGRKCEAREKIIDAPSAIPFSQDSPMPREMTEEDIHETVNAFRDSAARAAEIGFDAIEIHGAHGYLISEFLSPLTNHRTDGYGGSTEKRCRILIEILKAIHEVWPVEKPILLRVSAEDYEPNGMHIEEMSKIINLVKPYIDVLDVSTGGVVSTPPMKIYPGYQVKIAEQLKQVCGIPVVTVGLITDPHQVEEILGGERADLVALGRELLRDPYWILHTARNMEVEYPWPEQYRRGFQTRK, encoded by the coding sequence ATGTACTTATTAAACTCATTTACTGTAAAAAGCATGACTCTGCACAATCGTATTGTTATGCCTCCGATGTGTATGTATAGTGCCGGAACTGATGGGATTGCTAATGAATTTCATTTTACGCATTATACCTCCCGTGCGGTTGGCGGTGTAGGGTTGATTATTATGGAAGCCACCGGTGTTTTACCACGGGGGCGTATTTCTGACCATTGTTTGGGACTTTGGAATGATGATCAGGCAAAGGCGCTTAAGCCAATTGTTACCGCTTGCCAGAAACAGGGGAGTAAAGTGGCAATTCAGCTCAATCATGCGGGGCGTAAGTGTGAAGCCCGGGAAAAGATAATTGACGCCCCTAGTGCTATACCATTTAGTCAGGACTCTCCTATGCCTCGTGAGATGACGGAAGAGGATATTCATGAAACTGTTAATGCATTTCGTGATTCCGCTGCGCGGGCGGCTGAAATCGGTTTTGATGCAATTGAGATTCATGGCGCTCATGGATACCTGATCAGTGAATTCCTGTCGCCATTAACCAATCATCGTACGGATGGTTATGGCGGGTCAACAGAAAAGCGATGCCGTATATTGATTGAAATACTAAAGGCGATTCATGAGGTTTGGCCAGTTGAAAAGCCGATTTTATTGCGTGTATCTGCTGAGGATTATGAACCGAATGGTATGCATATAGAAGAGATGTCTAAAATTATTAACTTGGTGAAGCCCTATATTGATGTGCTTGATGTAAGTACAGGCGGAGTTGTGTCAACACCACCTATGAAGATCTATCCTGGCTATCAAGTAAAAATTGCTGAACAATTAAAACAGGTCTGCGGCATACCTGTGGTTACTGTTGGGCTGATTACGGACCCACATCAGGTGGAAGAAATTTTGGGTGGAGAACGGGCGGATCTGGTTGCGCTAGGCCGGGAACTCTTACGCGATCCTTACTGGATACTGCATACAGCACGTAATATGGAAGTCGAGTACCCATGGCCGGAGCAGTATAGGCGTGGTTTTCAGACCAGAAAGTAA
- a CDS encoding CvpA family protein, producing MTRLYMENWLSVIAGIYLLGMVLYGHYKGFIRLVVSMLAVILSLTIVRVALPTVTEFLKENTKIQQTISESMKKSVGIQGEETPGDISSDAPSVQRTIIEKLDLPQNMKSALIENNNSEMYQLLGVQAFTDYVGNYLANKILNSVGFVILFAVVYVAMKMIASWLNIIARLPIISGINKIAGALLGGIQGLVFLWLACILITAFSGTEWGLMLSRQIEASKWLSYLYNHNFLNLMVLGVLQGFK from the coding sequence ATGACGAGGCTATATATGGAAAACTGGTTATCTGTAATCGCAGGAATCTATCTGCTCGGAATGGTTCTATACGGCCATTATAAAGGATTTATCCGGCTGGTTGTATCCATGCTGGCAGTAATATTGTCGCTGACCATTGTCCGGGTGGCGCTGCCAACGGTTACGGAATTTTTAAAAGAGAATACAAAAATCCAGCAGACGATTTCTGAGAGCATGAAAAAGTCAGTTGGCATTCAGGGAGAAGAGACCCCAGGTGATATCTCCTCCGACGCACCCTCTGTCCAGCGGACGATCATCGAAAAGCTTGATCTGCCTCAGAACATGAAGAGTGCACTGATTGAAAACAACAACAGTGAGATGTATCAGCTTCTTGGAGTGCAGGCATTTACCGATTACGTCGGAAACTATCTTGCAAATAAGATTTTAAATTCTGTCGGATTCGTTATTCTGTTTGCAGTCGTCTATGTGGCTATGAAGATGATAGCGAGCTGGCTCAATATCATTGCAAGACTTCCCATCATATCCGGAATCAATAAAATCGCAGGAGCTTTATTAGGTGGAATCCAGGGCCTTGTGTTTCTCTGGCTCGCCTGTATCCTGATTACAGCGTTCTCAGGAACCGAATGGGGACTCATGCTTTCCAGACAAATAGAAGCCAGCAAATGGCTTTCCTATCTATACAATCATAACTTCTTAAATCTTATGGTTCTAGGGGTCCTCCAGGGGTTTAAATAG
- a CDS encoding Cof-type HAD-IIB family hydrolase has protein sequence MDIKLIALDLDGTLLNSKKQLSKENRKALTECIQNGILVVPCTGRTADGIPSEIKDIDGIRYAIATNGAVIHDLKENTVLDTRMLTWEKAMELLKFVDNYPVMYDPYIEGRGITEPKFFENLSDYCLTDALQDLVKKTRDLHPSIIDYVRNIRKPVEKINLFFPDMEGRARLRAELNKQADILVTSSIPNNLEINALGASKGEAIHRLADLLGIDRAQTMAIGDGENDFTMIRMAGVGVAMKNASEELQAEANYVTETNDDDGVAAAIYRLVFGKQL, from the coding sequence TTGGACATTAAGCTTATTGCACTAGATTTGGACGGAACATTACTGAACAGTAAAAAGCAGCTTTCAAAAGAGAACCGTAAGGCACTTACTGAATGTATTCAAAATGGAATATTAGTAGTTCCCTGCACTGGTCGGACCGCAGACGGCATACCATCTGAGATAAAAGATATAGACGGTATCCGGTATGCCATAGCAACCAATGGTGCAGTCATACATGACTTAAAGGAAAATACTGTGCTGGATACCAGAATGCTGACATGGGAAAAAGCGATGGAGCTTTTAAAGTTCGTAGACAACTATCCCGTCATGTATGATCCTTATATAGAAGGAAGAGGTATCACAGAACCTAAATTCTTTGAGAATCTATCTGACTATTGCCTGACAGATGCATTGCAGGATCTGGTCAAAAAAACCAGGGACCTCCATCCCAGTATCATAGACTATGTAAGAAACATTCGTAAGCCAGTAGAAAAAATCAATCTGTTCTTCCCTGACATGGAAGGCCGGGCCAGATTAAGAGCTGAGTTAAATAAGCAGGCTGATATTCTGGTCACCTCCTCCATTCCAAACAATCTGGAGATCAATGCCCTTGGCGCATCAAAAGGGGAAGCCATTCACCGCCTAGCAGACCTTTTAGGAATCGACAGGGCTCAGACCATGGCAATTGGTGACGGTGAAAATGATTTTACGATGATTCGCATGGCAGGAGTGGGAGTTGCAATGAAAAACGCAAGCGAGGAACTCCAGGCAGAAGCAAACTATGTCACAGAAACCAATGATGATGACGGAGTGGCAGCAGCTATTTACCGCCTGGTATTTGGGAAACAATTATGA
- a CDS encoding tetratricopeptide repeat protein, whose translation MDKYEFNIKVEQIKKLVGKNDYETAMKIADTIDWRRVRNTNLLSMVAMVYEKNKEYQEAKDILLQAYERAPIGKRLLYKLAELAIKEGNIEEAEAYYKEFGDLASEDPRQQLLRYMILKSKGAPAQQLIHSLESYTSVELDEKWLYELAELYSLAGMPDRCVETCDRIMLMFGLGKYVDKAMDLKIKYAPLTHYQMDLVENRDKYEARLRAVEQRYGNGMPTEDAEPEEEYYDEEPAPKEEPEFLYQETPMVSNLEASIEEAAVQESLARELSKISYDEPVLQPETKLEHTRVLEDIRRVGRPMTSVKRPKGMETHSEPVIEEDFTDPSLNVSEISPYSMEEPTISRFDTEEDSQMPQFDTEESGAYQYEEEEPENAQYLSEEPGIYQYGEEDPGNSQYAAEEYNNLQYEKEEPDMSQYAMEESDYHQEDGNYQENIDVYENGEFEGEQSAITAEEEEEYFPQAEPAYDSYASEIENSNHSFFEPVQEELHSASADHLQFEDLYEEEEEDEPDDIPVRNHLMIEARTPEKGLSMAVEALKQIHKENGVNNPVAKITGSKLSKRGVLACAEKLAGKDLVIEEAGDLTLEALNELNHIMSQDTSGMIVVLIDNPKQMETLHREHPALASKFECIGSGEVDPVSPSKRPVSQPEILREQLTDYQAAPHPQTEMPYREKKRFGNTSNQETDYQESNYQDQASYQSQGDYEEEYQEDYSYEEENNYLPDEAYEPQEPVEENPAPRKKLFSRNKKDSHNEPYSQEVSQTVREEAASYVSDEEMDIDEFAQYACRYANEIDCSITGKSMLALYERIEIMEEDGISLSRTSAESLIEEAADRAEKPSFGKRIKNLFSSKYDKDGLLVLKEEHFIY comes from the coding sequence ATGGATAAGTACGAGTTTAATATAAAGGTTGAACAGATTAAAAAACTGGTCGGCAAAAACGACTATGAGACGGCTATGAAGATAGCCGATACGATCGACTGGAGAAGAGTGCGCAACACCAATCTACTGTCCATGGTAGCCATGGTCTATGAGAAAAATAAAGAATATCAGGAAGCCAAGGACATTCTTCTGCAGGCTTACGAGCGCGCTCCCATTGGAAAGCGCCTGTTATATAAGCTGGCTGAGCTGGCCATCAAGGAAGGCAACATCGAAGAAGCCGAAGCTTATTACAAAGAGTTCGGTGATCTTGCCTCCGAGGACCCAAGGCAGCAGCTTTTGCGTTACATGATCTTAAAATCAAAAGGTGCACCGGCTCAGCAGCTCATCCATTCCCTGGAGTCCTACACAAGTGTAGAGCTTGACGAGAAATGGCTTTATGAGCTGGCGGAATTATACAGCCTGGCTGGCATGCCCGATCGCTGTGTGGAAACCTGCGACCGTATCATGCTCATGTTCGGCCTTGGTAAATACGTGGATAAGGCCATGGACCTTAAGATAAAATATGCCCCTCTCACCCATTATCAGATGGACCTTGTAGAAAACAGGGACAAGTACGAAGCAAGACTTCGTGCCGTAGAACAAAGATATGGAAATGGCATGCCCACAGAAGATGCAGAGCCAGAGGAAGAATATTACGATGAAGAACCAGCTCCGAAAGAGGAGCCTGAATTTCTCTACCAGGAAACTCCCATGGTCTCTAATCTGGAAGCGTCCATAGAGGAAGCCGCTGTCCAGGAGAGTCTTGCAAGAGAATTATCAAAGATTTCCTACGATGAACCGGTGCTTCAGCCCGAGACAAAACTGGAGCATACAAGAGTCTTAGAAGACATCCGAAGAGTCGGACGTCCCATGACCTCTGTAAAAAGACCGAAAGGCATGGAAACCCATTCGGAGCCTGTTATCGAAGAAGATTTTACAGACCCATCCCTTAATGTTTCCGAGATTTCCCCATACAGCATGGAAGAACCAACAATTTCCCGCTTCGATACTGAGGAAGATTCTCAGATGCCCCAGTTTGATACAGAAGAATCTGGTGCCTATCAGTATGAGGAAGAAGAGCCTGAGAATGCTCAGTACCTCTCCGAGGAACCTGGCATCTACCAGTATGGCGAAGAGGACCCCGGGAACTCCCAGTACGCTGCAGAGGAATATAACAATCTTCAGTATGAAAAAGAAGAGCCTGATATGTCCCAATACGCCATGGAAGAATCCGACTATCATCAAGAGGACGGCAATTATCAGGAAAATATTGACGTTTACGAAAACGGGGAGTTCGAAGGTGAGCAGTCTGCCATAACCGCAGAAGAAGAGGAAGAATATTTCCCCCAGGCTGAGCCAGCCTATGATTCATACGCCTCAGAAATAGAAAACTCAAACCATAGCTTTTTTGAACCAGTTCAGGAAGAGCTCCACTCCGCTTCCGCGGACCACCTTCAGTTTGAGGACCTCTATGAAGAGGAAGAAGAAGATGAACCAGATGATATTCCGGTACGGAATCATCTTATGATAGAGGCAAGAACTCCTGAAAAAGGACTTTCCATGGCAGTGGAAGCCTTAAAGCAGATTCATAAGGAAAATGGTGTCAACAATCCGGTAGCAAAAATCACCGGTTCCAAATTATCCAAGCGTGGAGTATTAGCCTGCGCAGAGAAGCTTGCTGGAAAAGACCTTGTAATTGAGGAAGCCGGAGACCTTACTCTCGAAGCCTTAAATGAGCTGAACCATATCATGAGCCAGGATACAAGCGGAATGATCGTAGTCCTTATTGACAATCCAAAGCAGATGGAGACCTTACATAGGGAACACCCCGCTCTTGCCAGTAAGTTCGAATGCATTGGAAGCGGAGAGGTTGATCCTGTATCCCCGTCAAAACGTCCTGTCTCCCAGCCGGAGATTTTAAGGGAACAGCTTACGGACTACCAGGCTGCTCCACATCCTCAGACGGAAATGCCCTATAGAGAAAAGAAGCGTTTCGGCAATACCTCTAATCAGGAGACCGATTATCAGGAGTCCAATTACCAGGACCAGGCTTCCTACCAGTCTCAGGGAGATTATGAGGAAGAATATCAGGAAGATTACAGCTATGAGGAAGAAAACAATTATCTTCCAGATGAAGCGTATGAACCCCAGGAACCCGTAGAAGAAAACCCCGCTCCTCGTAAAAAGCTTTTCTCCAGAAATAAAAAGGATTCTCACAATGAGCCATACAGCCAGGAAGTAAGCCAGACCGTGCGGGAGGAAGCAGCTTCCTACGTGTCTGATGAAGAAATGGACATTGATGAATTTGCCCAATATGCCTGTCGTTATGCCAATGAGATTGATTGCAGCATTACAGGCAAGAGCATGCTTGCCCTATATGAGCGAATAGAAATCATGGAAGAAGACGGTATCTCATTAAGTAGAACATCAGCAGAGAGTCTCATAGAGGAAGCCGCAGACCGGGCAGAAAAGCCATCCTTTGGAAAACGGATCAAAAACCTCTTTTCTTCCAAGTACGATAAAGACGGACTTCTGGTTTTAAAAGAAGAACATTTCATATATTAA
- the recR gene encoding recombination mediator RecR — MDYYSSQITKLIEELSKLPGIGSKSAQRLAFHIINMPEEQVAGLASSITEAKRNVHYCKECFTLTDKERCPICMSEKRSHKVIMVVEDTRDLAAYEKTGKFEGVYHVLHGAISPMLGIGPGDIKLKELMQRLQGDVEEVIIATNSSLEGETTAMYISKLIKPTGIRVTRIASGVPVGGDLEYIDEVTLLRALEGRVEL, encoded by the coding sequence ATGGATTACTATAGCAGTCAGATAACGAAGTTAATCGAAGAGCTGTCAAAGCTACCGGGCATTGGCAGTAAATCCGCACAGCGTCTGGCATTTCACATCATCAATATGCCGGAGGAACAAGTGGCAGGCCTTGCTTCATCCATTACAGAAGCAAAACGCAATGTACATTACTGCAAGGAATGCTTTACCCTGACGGACAAGGAACGATGTCCCATCTGTATGAGCGAGAAGCGCAGTCATAAGGTGATCATGGTAGTGGAAGATACAAGAGACTTAGCTGCCTATGAAAAAACCGGAAAGTTTGAAGGCGTTTACCATGTCCTTCACGGAGCCATTTCCCCAATGCTTGGAATCGGACCTGGAGACATAAAGCTGAAGGAATTGATGCAGAGACTGCAGGGAGACGTGGAAGAGGTGATCATTGCTACCAATTCCAGTCTTGAAGGCGAGACAACAGCCATGTATATCAGCAAGCTGATCAAACCGACAGGAATCAGAGTTACCCGTATAGCCAGCGGAGTACCCGTTGGAGGAGACTTAGAGTACATAGATGAGGTAACATTGTTACGGGCCCTGGAAGGCAGGGTCGAACTGTAA
- a CDS encoding YbaB/EbfC family nucleoid-associated protein, which yields MAKRGGFPGAMPGNMNNLMKQAQKMQRQMEETTKALEEKEYTAKAGGGAVSVTVSGKKEVTSVKLSQEVVDPEDIEMLEDLIMAATNEAFREMEEENSSAMAKLTGGLGGLGGGFPF from the coding sequence ATGGCAAAACGTGGCGGTTTTCCAGGCGCAATGCCTGGCAATATGAACAATTTAATGAAGCAGGCACAGAAGATGCAGCGTCAGATGGAAGAGACGACAAAGGCCCTTGAGGAAAAGGAATACACCGCGAAAGCAGGCGGCGGAGCCGTAAGCGTTACTGTTTCCGGAAAAAAAGAAGTAACATCAGTAAAGCTGTCTCAGGAAGTTGTTGATCCTGAGGATATCGAGATGTTAGAGGACCTGATTATGGCAGCTACCAACGAAGCCTTCCGTGAGATGGAGGAAGAGAACAGTTCTGCCATGGCTAAGCTTACCGGAGGGCTTGGCGGTTTAGGCGGAGGCTTTCCGTTCTAA
- the dnaX gene encoding DNA polymerase III subunit gamma/tau, whose product MSYTALYRKWRPPSFTDVKGQDHIVQTLKNQIVSGRIGHAYLFCGTRGTGKTSIAKIFAKAVNCEHPEDGSPCGECPTCKNIAAGASLNVVEIDAASNNGVENIREIRDQVQYPPTEGKYRVYIIDEVHMLSTGAFNALLKTLEEPPSYVIFILATTEVHKIPVTVMSRCQRYDFKRITVETISDHLKALTAAEQIQVEDKAITYIAKAADGALRDALSLLDQCIAFHYGEVLTYDNVLDVLGAVDITVFGTLFRAITENRTKDCISTLEEMVIQGRELGQFVVDFIWYMRNLLILKSVDDTDNLLDMSTENQNILKEDSNRIDQETLLRYIRVFSDLSNQLRYASQKRVLIEVALIKLTRPQMEENLDSLIERIKSIEKQLEQGVTVAAVQKDVPLKEEMTPAERVSLPKGQLEDLNLIRSEWGKITRELGGPNRASFRETVVEPAGESCLCIVFDDQNSYMIGSREAVISELKGYVEDHYKKSIDFKTRIRGGGERLDTIYVSDEELKTNILMDITIEE is encoded by the coding sequence ATGTCATATACGGCATTGTATCGGAAATGGCGCCCACCGTCTTTTACAGATGTAAAGGGACAGGACCATATCGTACAAACATTAAAAAACCAGATAGTTTCCGGGCGTATCGGGCATGCATATCTGTTTTGCGGAACCAGAGGAACCGGTAAAACAAGTATTGCAAAGATTTTTGCAAAGGCAGTCAACTGTGAGCACCCGGAGGATGGAAGTCCCTGCGGAGAATGCCCAACCTGCAAAAACATTGCAGCCGGTGCTTCCCTTAACGTAGTAGAGATCGATGCCGCTTCCAACAATGGCGTTGAGAACATCAGGGAGATCAGAGACCAGGTTCAGTATCCTCCCACAGAAGGCAAATACCGGGTTTATATCATCGATGAGGTTCATATGCTTTCTACAGGAGCCTTTAATGCACTGTTAAAGACTCTGGAAGAGCCGCCCTCCTACGTGATATTCATCTTAGCCACCACTGAGGTGCATAAGATTCCCGTAACCGTAATGTCCCGCTGTCAGAGATATGATTTTAAGCGCATTACGGTGGAGACCATTTCAGACCATTTAAAGGCCCTTACTGCCGCTGAACAAATACAGGTGGAAGACAAAGCCATTACTTATATCGCAAAAGCGGCTGACGGCGCTCTAAGAGATGCCTTAAGCCTGTTAGACCAGTGCATTGCCTTTCACTATGGAGAGGTACTTACCTACGACAATGTTCTGGATGTCCTTGGTGCTGTGGATATCACTGTTTTCGGAACCTTGTTCCGTGCCATCACAGAGAACCGGACAAAGGATTGCATCTCTACTTTAGAGGAAATGGTAATACAGGGTAGAGAGCTTGGTCAGTTTGTGGTAGACTTTATCTGGTATATGAGAAATCTTCTCATTTTAAAATCTGTTGATGATACAGATAACCTGCTTGATATGTCAACAGAAAACCAGAACATCCTAAAAGAGGACAGTAACCGGATCGATCAGGAAACCTTGCTGCGGTATATCCGTGTATTTTCAGATCTATCCAATCAGCTTCGCTATGCCTCCCAGAAACGGGTACTCATTGAGGTCGCACTCATAAAGCTGACCCGTCCCCAGATGGAAGAAAACTTAGACTCCCTCATTGAGAGAATCAAGTCCATAGAAAAGCAGTTAGAGCAGGGCGTAACGGTAGCCGCTGTGCAAAAAGATGTACCTCTTAAAGAGGAGATGACTCCAGCAGAGCGTGTCTCACTTCCGAAAGGACAGCTGGAAGACTTAAATCTGATCCGAAGCGAATGGGGAAAGATTACCCGGGAATTAGGAGGCCCCAACAGGGCCAGCTTCCGGGAAACAGTGGTGGAACCAGCCGGAGAAAGCTGTCTTTGCATCGTTTTTGATGATCAGAACAGTTACATGATCGGAAGCAGAGAAGCTGTGATCTCAGAGTTAAAAGGGTATGTAGAAGACCATTACAAAAAGTCCATCGACTTTAAGACAAGAATTCGCGGCGGAGGCGAACGCCTGGATACCATTTACGTCAGCGACGAAGAACTAAAGACAAACATATTAATGGATATTACAATAGAAGAATAA
- a CDS encoding 6-phosphofructokinase: MMRIGMLTSGGDCQSLNATMRGVAKALYRMFDDIEIIGFEDGYKGLIYTDYRIMRPEEFSGILTKGGTILGTSRQPFKLMRTPDANGLDKVEAMKHTYKKLKLECLVVLGGNGSQKTANLLREEGLNVVSLPKTIDNDLWGTDMTFGFESAMNVATNAIDCIHTTAASHGRVFIVEVMGHKVGWLTLYAGIAGGADIILLPEIPYDLDVVIEALKTRTKNGKKFSIIAVAEGAISKENAALSKKELKEKKKSGVVYPSVAYEIGAMITERTGQEVRVTVPGHMQRGGDPCPFDRVLSTRLGAEAALLIKNKEYGNMVAVQNNDIVKMPLSGVAGKLKTVDPQCSIVREAKMIGISFGDE, from the coding sequence ATGATGAGAATTGGAATGCTGACGAGCGGAGGAGACTGCCAGAGCTTAAACGCAACCATGCGCGGCGTGGCAAAAGCACTTTACCGGATGTTCGACGATATAGAGATCATAGGCTTTGAAGATGGTTACAAAGGCCTTATTTATACCGATTACCGTATTATGAGACCTGAAGAATTTTCCGGGATATTAACAAAAGGCGGAACCATTCTAGGCACTTCAAGGCAGCCATTTAAACTGATGCGTACCCCTGATGCCAATGGCCTTGATAAGGTGGAGGCCATGAAGCACACCTATAAAAAATTGAAATTAGAATGCCTCGTGGTATTAGGAGGCAACGGAAGCCAAAAGACAGCCAATCTTCTCAGGGAAGAAGGGCTTAACGTAGTTTCCCTCCCCAAAACCATAGATAATGATTTATGGGGAACGGATATGACCTTTGGTTTCGAGAGTGCGATGAACGTGGCAACCAATGCCATTGACTGCATTCATACTACAGCCGCATCCCACGGAAGAGTCTTTATTGTAGAGGTCATGGGCCATAAGGTAGGCTGGCTGACTCTTTATGCCGGCATCGCAGGAGGAGCTGATATCATACTCCTTCCGGAGATTCCCTATGATCTTGATGTTGTAATCGAGGCCTTAAAGACCCGCACGAAAAACGGCAAAAAGTTTTCCATCATTGCCGTTGCCGAGGGTGCCATTTCAAAAGAGAATGCAGCTCTCAGTAAAAAAGAGCTGAAAGAGAAAAAAAAGAGCGGAGTCGTTTATCCATCAGTTGCTTACGAGATCGGAGCCATGATCACGGAGCGGACAGGCCAGGAGGTACGGGTCACTGTGCCAGGCCACATGCAAAGGGGCGGAGATCCATGTCCCTTTGACCGTGTGCTTTCCACCAGGCTTGGAGCAGAAGCGGCCCTGCTTATTAAGAACAAGGAATACGGCAATATGGTAGCGGTGCAAAACAATGATATCGTTAAGATGCCGCTTTCTGGTGTTGCCGGAAAATTAAAAACAGTCGATCCTCAATGCTCTATCGTCAGGGAAGCCAAGATGATAGGCATTAGCTTTGGGGACGAATAA
- the tadA gene encoding tRNA adenosine(34) deaminase TadA: MTSDEKYMRAALLQAKKARDIGEVPIGCVIVYEDKIIARGYNRRTIDQNVLSHAEINAIKKACKYMGDWRLEGCTMYVTLEPCPMCAGAIVQARIPRVVIGCMNPKAGCAGSILDMLHEERFNHQVETEIGVLLDECSQMMKNFFRELREKKKQKLEEANPL; the protein is encoded by the coding sequence ATGACCAGTGATGAAAAATATATGAGAGCTGCTCTCTTACAGGCGAAAAAAGCACGTGACATCGGCGAGGTACCCATTGGCTGTGTCATCGTCTATGAAGATAAAATCATAGCCCGGGGCTATAACCGCCGTACCATAGATCAGAATGTTCTGTCCCACGCGGAGATCAATGCCATCAAAAAAGCATGTAAATACATGGGAGACTGGAGATTAGAAGGCTGCACCATGTACGTGACCTTAGAGCCCTGCCCCATGTGTGCCGGAGCCATCGTCCAGGCCAGAATCCCAAGAGTCGTCATCGGCTGTATGAACCCCAAGGCAGGCTGCGCAGGCTCGATTTTGGACATGCTTCATGAGGAACGGTTCAACCATCAGGTGGAGACAGAAATCGGAGTTCTTTTAGACGAATGCTCCCAAATGATGAAAAACTTTTTTCGGGAACTGAGGGAAAAGAAAAAACAGAAACTGGAAGAGGCAAATCCCCTGTAA
- a CDS encoding anaerobic ribonucleoside-triphosphate reductase activating protein produces the protein MKLCGLQKTTLLDYPGHVAATIFLGGCNFLCPFCHNSQLIKGDVTPSFSENEMMEFLEKRKGILEGICITGGEPTLNGDLEALIEKIKDLGYLVKLDTNGYRPEVLKGLVSLGLLDYVAMDIKAGKDNYPKASGIAGIRMEKVEESASFLMEKHVPFEFRTTVVKGIHTQKDFDDIGAWLMGPSLFYLQNYVESEDVLCPGYESFTREELEAFLGSLKPFLPNASLRGVEL, from the coding sequence ATGAAACTTTGCGGACTTCAAAAAACTACGCTTCTTGACTATCCTGGCCATGTAGCCGCTACGATATTCCTTGGCGGCTGCAATTTCTTATGTCCTTTCTGCCATAACAGTCAGTTGATAAAAGGGGATGTGACGCCATCATTTTCAGAGAATGAGATGATGGAATTTCTTGAAAAACGAAAGGGGATATTGGAAGGAATCTGCATTACAGGCGGAGAGCCTACCTTGAATGGAGATTTAGAAGCTTTGATTGAAAAAATTAAGGATTTAGGTTATCTTGTGAAGCTGGATACCAACGGGTATCGGCCTGAGGTCTTAAAAGGGCTGGTTTCTCTGGGGCTTCTTGATTACGTTGCCATGGATATTAAGGCGGGGAAAGATAATTATCCAAAGGCCTCCGGTATTGCCGGAATCCGCATGGAGAAGGTAGAAGAAAGCGCTTCTTTTTTAATGGAAAAGCATGTCCCTTTTGAGTTTCGTACTACGGTGGTAAAAGGCATACATACTCAGAAGGACTTCGACGACATTGGAGCATGGCTTATGGGGCCCTCCCTTTTTTACCTTCAAAATTATGTGGAGTCTGAGGATGTTTTATGCCCCGGATATGAATCATTTACCAGAGAGGAATTGGAAGCTTTTCTCGGGAGCTTAAAACCATTTCTGCCAAATGCATCACTTCGGGGCGTTGAACTATAA